The Couchioplanes caeruleus nucleotide sequence CCACGCTGCCGTCGGCGCGCAGCACGAGCGGTACGGGATGCCCGCCGGTGGCCAGGTCGATGCGGACCCGGCCGTGCTCGGCGCGGCTGATCGCGCCCAGCACGAGCGTGACGAAGCGGTGCTGGCGGCTGGAGCCGAGCAGCGCCCGGTTCAGCACCTTGAGCATGACCGCCGGGTCGTCCTCGACCAGGCACAGCGCGCGCAGCGTCTGACGGATCTTGCCGGTGAGCACCGCGGCCTCGGGACCCTTGCCGCAGACGTCGCCGAGCACCACGACGGTGTTCGGGTTGCGCTCGGTCGGTTCGAAGACGTCGTAGAAGTCACCGCCGATGCGCAGCGCGTCGCGGGCCGCCTGGTACGAGCCCACCAGCTCGATGCCGTCGGGCCGGGGCAGGTCCGGGGGGAGCAGGTCGGCCTGCAGGATCGCGGCCGTGTCAACCTGCTCGCGGTAGAGCGCGGCGGCCGAGATCGCGGCGCCGGCGCGGGCCGCGAAGATGCGGGCCAGCATCTCGTCCTCGGGGGAGAACACGGTGCCGTGGCCGCGGCGGGCCAGGATCAGTGCGCCGGCGGGCTCCGCGTTGCCCGGCAGCGGCGTGACGAGCAGCGCCCCGACCTCGCCGAAGCCCTCCGGCAGCAGCCACGCGGGCACCTGGTTGGCGTCGAGCCAGCGGCTCGGGATGGGCGGGAAGCCGGCGAGCGCCTCCTCCAGCCCGGGGACCTCGGCGAGCAGGTCCTCGCGCAGCGTGCCCTCCTCGACCGTGCCGCCGCCGACCAGCCGCATCCACTCGCTCTGCCGGCGGCGTGCCGGCAACACCACGATCGCGGCGTCGGCCAGGTGGGACGCGGCCAGCTCGATGGTCGTACGCAGGCAGCGCCGCTGGTGCAGCGACGCGGAGAGCCGCCGTCCCGCCTCGGCGAGGAACGCCGTGCGGGCGCGCTCGGTGTCGAAGGCCTGCGCCCGGCGCTGCTCCTCGGTGGTGTCGCGCAGGTACCACCCGTAGTGGTCGTCGCCGAGCGGCCGGCGCGTCCCCTGCAGCGTGCGGCCCTCGTGCTCCTCGGTGAACGCTGCGGCGTCGTCCTCGGTGGCCCGGGCCAGGGCCGGCAGCGGGCCGTCACCGGCGGCGACGCCGGGGCGCAGCCCGGGCACCAGCTCGGCGGCGGCCGCGTTGACCAGCACCACCGTGTCCGTGCCGGCGGTGCAGACGATGATGGCCTCGCCGGAGGCGTCCAGGGCGGCCCGCAGCAGGGCGGGGGCGGGCGGACCGATCGCCATCGTGCCGGTCCGTACGGTCCCATGCTGAATCGGGAGCTGTGCCGTCACCGCGGTCCTCCTTTCCGTCTCTGCCCGCCGACAGGTGCGTGATCCGGCCCAGCCTACGCGCAGGCCGGGAGGGCGGCGCGGCTCAGAAGGTGGAACCGGGGTCGGTGTCGACCACGATCGGCGCGTGATCCGAGGGTCCCTTGCCCTTGCGAGCCTCCCGGTCCACGACCGCGTCGCGGACCGCGGCGGCCACGTCGGCGGTGGCGTACACGAGGTCGATCCGCATGCCCTTGTTCTGGTGGAACATCCCGGCACGGTAGTCCCAGTAGGTGAACGGGCGGTCGCCCTTGAGCGGCCGGGGCACGACATCCGTGAAGCCCAGCTCG carries:
- a CDS encoding PP2C family protein-serine/threonine phosphatase — encoded protein: MTAQLPIQHGTVRTGTMAIGPPAPALLRAALDASGEAIIVCTAGTDTVVLVNAAAAELVPGLRPGVAAGDGPLPALARATEDDAAAFTEEHEGRTLQGTRRPLGDDHYGWYLRDTTEEQRRAQAFDTERARTAFLAEAGRRLSASLHQRRCLRTTIELAASHLADAAIVVLPARRRQSEWMRLVGGGTVEEGTLREDLLAEVPGLEEALAGFPPIPSRWLDANQVPAWLLPEGFGEVGALLVTPLPGNAEPAGALILARRGHGTVFSPEDEMLARIFAARAGAAISAAALYREQVDTAAILQADLLPPDLPRPDGIELVGSYQAARDALRIGGDFYDVFEPTERNPNTVVVLGDVCGKGPEAAVLTGKIRQTLRALCLVEDDPAVMLKVLNRALLGSSRQHRFVTLVLGAISRAEHGRVRIDLATGGHPVPLVLRADGSVEQAPVKGTLVGVVPEITVRPATIELAPGEICLMYSDGLTEARGGGGGHEQYGETRLRDALAGCHGMPADAAVERVRQLVSDWVHGGVRDDIAMLAVRAPARTKLSLMDTGVPAASPFAIDARRGDRRSRTR